A window of Pirellulales bacterium genomic DNA:
CCAACAATTTGGCGGTGTTGGACTGGCTGCGCATGGCGGCGGTTTCCTCGCGGCGCATGATCAAGTTGGCTTCGGCCGCCTTGCGCGACTCGATCACCTTGTTCATGAGGTCCTTCATGTCCCCCGGCAGGATCACGTCGCGAATACCGACCGAGCGAATTTCGAGACCCAACACCAAAGACCGCGTTCGCAGCGCTTGCTCGATTTCCCGAGCCACTGTGTCCTTGTCACTCAGGAACGCATCGAGTTCGCGCATGCCGATCACGCCCCGCAAAACCAACTGCGTTTCCCTGTAGAGCGCCTGGCGCGCGTCCTCGGTTGCGCTGACCGCTTGGCGGGCATCGGCAATCCGGTATGTCACCAAGGCATTCAAGCGCAGGGTCACCTTGTCGGCGGTCATCAGTTCCTGGCCGCTCACCTCGGCGGTCAACTCGCGCAGATCGACCTCGACCACCCTTGCGTCCGCCGTGCCGCGCCAAAACGCGTATAGCCCCGGCGAGAGGGTATCCGCGTACTTGCCGTCGATGTACAACACGCCGGCATGGTCTCGATCCACCGCGCAAATATCCAGCGACACGCGGGCCTGCGGCCAGCGCGCGATGGTCTTGAAGTGTTCATGCTCGAAACGCGCCTGACGGGCATCGATCACTTCCACCGCCACCTGCTTGTGGCCCAGCCAGTATGCGTACAAGCCGGGCGCCAGGATTTGGCTAAAGCGGCCATCGATCCACACGAGTGCCCGCTGGTGATCCCGCAAATCGAGCACTTCGGCCTTGCCGGCCAAAGCCCCCGACTTGACGATCAGGTCGAGTTTTTCGTGCGTAATCCAGGGGTCGCGCCGCGAGACCACATCCACCTTTACCTCGCCGAAGGGATCAAGCAGCCAATGCGCGCCGCTCCCCAGCACTCCGGCGAATTCGCGATCGCGAAAGCACAAACCATACTCGTCACTCCGCACCTTGATTCGCTTGACGCCGAACATACCGACACCTCCACTTCCATCACTGCCACAAAAAAAACAGGAAATAATTTGCCGACATTCGTGCCGGCAAAGGAATAAATGCAACACCGTTGGATGACAAGACGTTTGCCAATCCCACGTTTTCCGGCGGAATGCCCTTAAGCCGCGACTGGTTGGCGAGGTTCGCTAGTTTTAGGCGTGGAACGCGCTCCGCCGTAGACAGAGCGTTGTTTCGCCGCCGTTCACAAGTTACTATTCACCGGCCAAGCACGGCGGTATTCAGGCATTGCAAGGCTGAAATTCATGTTGCCGCGCGTCATGCCCAGGGCAACGCGCGCGGCGGATCGAGCGATCGTATGTCATCCGCGGGTTTCAGGGTGGGCGCTTGCGCGCCCGCGGACCGGTTAGCAACCGGTTGTTGGTACGGGAGTCGAACCCGCGACACTCAGATTCTTAGTCTGATGCTCTGCCACTGAGCTAACCACGCTAGGATACCCCGTCGTTAAAACCCATGTACGGAACACGGTCAAGGAAATGGAAACCATCCAGACCGCGCCGCTGGCCGGGAGTATCATTGCTTGCCTCTAAAAAACGCCCGTGGGAGTCGAACCCACGTAGCCCTGGTCGCAGCAAAGCGCCTTGCTGGCTGACTCTGGCGTTAAACAGTTTCCTGCCAGGATTTTTCAAACCATGTCAGGCGGTTAAAGAGATTTCCAGCCCACCCGCCAGCGGACTGGTAAATTTCAAAAGAGAACGACTGTTTAGCGTTCCCATAGCTCCGCCGTGCCAGAGCGCCGCCTGCCCGTCGGACGATCAACCCTTTATGTAGATAACCAAGCCCCGCGCCGCGGAAAGGATCAAACCTTTTCGCGACGCGCGCTTGGCTTTAATCGAGAAACGCCACGTGCCGCATGGCGGGCGCTTCGCTTTCTCGATTCATCAACACCTGGTGCCAATCGTGCAGGACGATCGTGGCGTGATCCGGATGGCGAACCCGTCCCCGGGCATATAAACCAGGGTTGCGAACCATGATTCGCCACTCCTGGTTTTTCTGGCGGGGACCGCGATTCATCAATTCGCGATATTTTGCCTCGGTGATTCCCGTGGGATAACGGGCCGAAACATACACGCGCTCTCCGCCCGTGCGATACGCATACTCCAGCCAATGCGATTTTCCGCGTCCGCGGGAAAGGCGTTCGTTATTCAGCACCGTCCGCGGATCGATCCGCAAACCGTTGACTGGCACGAAAAACCATTCCCCTTGACGCAGAAACGCCGCGTTATGCCGGGTATGCCCCTGCGCCTGCGACAACCGCAACTGCGACTGACGCTCTCGTACCTGCGCGGGTTTCAGAGCCTCCATCGCGTTGCGGACCGTCGATGTTGCGCCGTCCGGAACCGCCGCCACAAACCAATGCCGCTCGTCATGCCCGCACAGGAACTTGTGTTTTTCCCGGATCGTGGCATGCTCGCGGGTCATGAGCAATAAATGGCGCAGCTTGGGCTCCAGGTTGAGGACCAGCATTTCGGGCCGCGAACCCGGGGTAATCCGCACGTCAAAGTATTCACCCCGACGGTCATGCGCAATGTCCAGAGTCACCATACCCGAATCTTGTCCCCAATTGGGACGCGTTCGCTCATGCACCCGCACGCGGGCTCCAATGCGCGAAAACTGCCGTTCTAAAATGGAAATATCCATAGAATTTTCCCGTGAAAAATTCGGATTAACCCTCTCGGACCATCCGAAAGGGAACAAAACAAAACCGTTGATACTTTTCCGCTAAACAACTTGGCATGAGTTCCCTCCTTTCACAAAAAAATGGGGATGAACGGCCGGATCGCTATTCTGTGTAACGCCTGGCCAACGAATGTGCCCGGGCCACTGGGCCGCGGGTTTTACCGTCAATTCTGGGAGAAAGGACAGTCGGGCGGGAACTCGGTTCGCGCAAGAAAAGACGAAATTTATTACAGACTCCCTGCGAATAGGCCGATATTTTCACCGCTTGGGGGAAAACTTATTATCAGTACGCAATCCTAATTAACCGATCATAGTTGGATGGACCGGGAAACACGTTCCCGGTGAGGGTTTAGCCACGGTTAGTTGCAATCGGGCGGATCGTGTTCCGCCATCGTGCCTGATATAATGCGCCATATCGATGCGCTGTAATGCTGCGGGGGATCGTGTTCCGCCCTACGAACTACACTATGCGCTGCTGGCGCAATGTAACTAGGCGCGGCATAACCAAGCATCATCTGCCTCCTGGATTCACTCATACCATCGTGAAATCAATCTTCAGCCTGGCCGGGTTCATTTGGGCGTCGCCGAATACGCTTGTGGGGCTGGTTATCGGATCAATAGGACTTCTGTTTGGCGGTCGAGTGCGGGTCGCGGGACGGGCAATCGAGTTCTATGATGGCGGAATCAAGTGGTTCGTGCATCGCTTGCCTCACGGGCAGTTCACCCTGGCCCTGACGCTTGGCCATGTCGTTCTAGGCCAGACGGATGCGTCCTTGGTCATTTCCCGCAAACACGAGGCGGTCCACATTGCCCAATACGAACGGTGGGGGCCATTCATGATTCCCGCCTATTTCCTGGCTTCCCTCTCTGTTTATCTTGCGGGAAAACGATTCTATCGCGACAATCCCTTTGAACGCGAGGCCTATGACCGGGATGGGGGGGAACACGATCCGTGACAACGCGGCCCGCGAATACTCATGGTATTCCAACTCAACAGGCCACACCGCAAACTTTGTTATAATAAAGCCAATCCAATCAACTCACCAAATAGCGCGTCCTGCCCAAAGCGTCCAGCGCGGCGGCCCGCTCCTCCACTCCTGTCGCCAAAGGAGAACAGTTCGATGAAGAACGTTTTTTGCTTCGGATTCCTCTGCCTGAGCGTGTCGCTGGCCGCGTTATCCCATCCCCTGGCGGTAGGTCAATTGCCAGTTCCGTCCGGCGGCAATGCCACAAAGCCGGTCCAGCCCCGTCAACCTGGTGGTAGGCTGGGCGATCAACTGGGCGTCTACTTAACCATCGAGGGTGTCAGGTCCGAGGGGGCCAAGGTCGAGACCGGGACGTTGTTGGTGGATACCGTCGATGGAAAAAAACTTGAACAGCCGATACCGCTGGTCATCCGGGGGGCTATCGTTGCCGACCACAACCTGCAACCGGCCCACCTGAGTCTGCCCGCCCAGCGGCGTTGCATCCTCCGGGGATATGAGTCGGGGGAAATGATCGGTGTCCCGTCCGCTGTCTTGGCAGCCGCCAAAGAACAAGGCTGGGAGCAAGTCCCCCAAAGTCCCGTCGCATGGCAATGGCGTCCGTACTTTAACGCGCTGGTGGTGGTTGAACCGCAAGACTTGGAGCTGCGTCAATACTAGTGCCGAATTAGCGTTAGCAGGGGATACGCGGGAATCGCGGAATTGCTTCTCAACTTTGCCGCGCAGCCACAAGGGGAGGCATTAGCAGCCCAGAGGGCAATACTAAGGACCATGAAACTGGCTTGAGCAACGACCAGCACACAATCTTTGCTGGGCGCTGGTGTTATGGTCGGGTTAATGTGCGCTGTATCGACCAGGCGCTATCACTCACCCGTAAAAACTTTATGAAAATCATTTTACTCGGTAACGCGGGTTCGGGAAAAAGCACCCTGGCAAAGCTCCTTAGCGCGCGGCAGCCTACGGATGTGGCCAGATTGTCTTTGGACCAAATCGCCTGGGACAACGGCATAAACCGCAAACCCTTGGCTGAAAGTCAACAATTGCTGTTGGAATTTATCGCCACACACCAGCATTGGATTATCGAGGGGTGTTATTCCGATCTGCTCGTAACGGCAATCCCCTTTTGCGAGGAACTCCGCTTTTTAAATCCCGGCGTGGCGACTTGCATCCGTCATTGTCGTAGTCGACCCTGGGAACCGGAAAAATTTACAAGTCCGGAGGAACAAGCGGAAATGCTGGAACGTCTGATTGAATGGGTGGGAGAATACGAGACCCGGACGGATGAGTTTGGACTCGCTCGTCACCGCGCTATTTTTGAGGGATTTGCGGGAAAGAAAGTCGAATATCAACGTGTTGAGGATTACCAGGCCGACTAGGGGACGATGCCTTCGCTGTTAGCTGTAAATCATTTAAATATTCAACTTGCTAACTCATTCGGCGAGAGAATCGGCACGTACATTCTTTACAAATCTCCCGTTTCTCCGTCTGCTACTTCTCGCCTCTGGGCTTTGCCTCTTGTTCCCTCTGCGCGCCGCGGTCCACGGGCACACGCCCCCTACGTATGCCTTACCCCTGGTATAAAATTTGCTTAAGCTTTCCAAGCTTGTAATACCTTGGAATAGCCAAAAATTATATAAGGGGGTCTTTTATGGATAGTCTGCAAGTTCCCGTCGATCCCGTCGCCGTGGCGCCTGACCAACGTGACGAAATTCCCCCACGACAGCAAAATCCTGCCGGGCAGCCCTCGCGGGAAGCTGACTCGCCGGACGATGGCACACACCAAGTGGTGGCGGATCTGGCGTTTCAACGCCTGATGATCGCCAACGTTGTCTACTTTGGCCAGCCGGATGGCACTAACAGAGCTTGGGTTCTGGTAGACGCCGGCGTGCCCGGGAGCGCCAGCTCCATTTTGAGCGCCGCCGAAAACCGTTTTGGCAAAGGAAATCCCCCTGCGGCGATCATACTCACCCATGGACACTTTGACCATGTGGGGGGATTGACCCAATTGGCGGAGCGTTGGAATGTGCCAGTCTACGCGCATTATCTGGAAATGCCGTATTTGGATGGGAGCGCTTCCTACCCCGCCCCGGACCCG
This region includes:
- a CDS encoding slipin family protein, whose translation is MFGVKRIKVRSDEYGLCFRDREFAGVLGSGAHWLLDPFGEVKVDVVSRRDPWITHEKLDLIVKSGALAGKAEVLDLRDHQRALVWIDGRFSQILAPGLYAYWLGHKQVAVEVIDARQARFEHEHFKTIARWPQARVSLDICAVDRDHAGVLYIDGKYADTLSPGLYAFWRGTADARVVEVDLRELTAEVSGQELMTADKVTLRLNALVTYRIADARQAVSATEDARQALYRETQLVLRGVIGMRELDAFLSDKDTVAREIEQALRTRSLVLGLEIRSVGIRDVILPGDMKDLMNKVIESRKAAEANLIMRREETAAMRSQSNTAKLLADNPTLMRLRELEILEKIASAGRLSVVLGEKNLAEHVLKLI